The following coding sequences lie in one Panicum virgatum strain AP13 chromosome 6N, P.virgatum_v5, whole genome shotgun sequence genomic window:
- the LOC120677429 gene encoding monothiol glutaredoxin-S10-like, whose translation MPPPPGMTLRRLPTAALGLPLSLPCLLSRPGLSLAARRARAVAARASSSSSSPSSSPDSSFGSRMEESVKKTVADNPVVIYSKSWCSYSMEVKALFKRIGVQPHVIELDHLGAQGPQLQKVLERLTGQSTVPNVFIGGKHVGGCTDTLKLHRKGELASMLSDLDIDINNS comes from the exons atgccgccgccgccgggcatgACCCTCCGCCGCCTTCCCACGGCCGCCCTcggcctccccctctctctcccttgttTGCTGTCTCGTCCCGGCCTCTCCCTCGCCGCACGTCGCGCCAGGGCCGTCGCCGCCAgggcctcctcctcttcctcctccccctcttcgTCACCGGACTCGTCCTTCGGCTCGCGGATGGAGGAATCCGTCAAGAAGACAGTGGCCGACAACCCCGTAGTCATCTACTCCAAGTCATGGTGCTC ATATTCCATGGAGGTGAAAGCGCTCTTCAAGCGGATCGGCGTGCAGCCGCATGTCATCGAGCTCGACCATCTCG GTGCTCAAGGACCGCAACTACAGAAGGTGTTAGAGAGGCTGACTGGACAGTCTACTGTTCCTAATGTTTTCATCG GTGGAAAGCATGTTGGTGGCTGTACAG ACACTCTGAAGCTGCATCGCAAGGGTGAGCTAGCTAGCATGCTGTCGGACCTGGATATTGACATTAACAATTCATGA
- the LOC120677428 gene encoding GDSL esterase/lipase LTL1-like: MLRVAIAWCLLQLLHHPSVVVCQQQQQQQQAAATPRAFFVFGDSLVDSGNNNYLATTARADSPPYGVDYPTHRATGRFSNGRNVPDIISEYLGAEPVLPYLSPHLDGHKLLGGANFASAGVGILNDTGIQFANIIRIQKQLRYFQQYQSRVRRLLAGDGDATARLVRGALVLITLGGNDFINNYYLVPFSARSREMALPDFVRYLVAEYAKILRQLHGLGARRVLVTGSGPLGCAPAELALRGSRAGECDAELQRAAALYNPQLVRMIRGLNADLGADVFVAVNAYRMHMDFISDPAAYGFVTSKVACCGQGPYNGVGRCTAASSLCPDRSVYAFWDNFHPTERANRIIVSQFMDGTQEYMHPINLTTILAVDAAAAATLN, encoded by the exons ATGCTTCGAGTCGCCATCGCCTGGTGCCTCCTGCAGCTGCTCCACCATCCTTCAGTGGTGGtgtgccagcagcagcagcagcagcagcaggccgccgCCACTCCTCGCGCCTTCTTCGTCTTCGGCGACTCGTTGGTGGACAGCGGCAACAACAACTACCTTGCCACGACGGCACGCGCCGACTCGCCGCCCTACGGCGTCGACTACCCGACGCACCGCGCCACCGGCCGCTTCTCCAACGGCCGGAACGTGCCGGACATCATCAGCGAGTACCTGGGGGCGGAGCCGGTGCTGCCCTACCTCAGCCCGCACCTCGACGGCCACAAGCTGCTGGGGGGAGCCAACTTCGCGTCCGCCGGCGTCGGCATCCTCAACGACACGGGCATCCAGTTT GCCAACATCATCCGCATCCAGAAGCAGCTGCGCTACTTCCAGCAGTACCAGAGCCGCgtgcgccgcctcctcgccggcgacggcgacgccaccGCCCGCCTGGTGCGCGGCGCCCTCGTGCTCATCACGCTCGGCGGCAACGACTTCATCAACAACTATTACCTGGTGCCCTTCTCCGCGCGCTCCCGCGAGATGGCGCTGCCGGACTTCGTGCGCTACCTCGTCGCCGAGTACGCCAAGATCCTGCGCCAGCTGCACGGCCTGGGCGCGCGCCGGGTGCTCGTCACCGGCTCCGGCCCGCTCGGATgcgcccccgccgagctcgCGCTGCGGGGAAGCCGCGCCGGGGAGTGCgacgccgagctgcagcgcgccgccgcgctctacAACCCACAGCTCGTCCGCATGATCAGGGGGCTCAACGCCGACCTCGGCGCCGacgtcttcgtcgccgtcaACGCCTACAGGATGCACATGGACTTCATCTCCGACCCGGCGGCCTACGGCTTCGTCACCTCCAAGGTGGCCTGCTGCGGCCAGGGGCCCTACAACGGCGTGGGGCGCtgcaccgccgcctccagcctCTGCCCGGACCGGAGCGTCTACGCCTTCTGGGACAACTTCCACCCCACGGAGAGGGCCAACCGGATCATCGTCAGCCAGTTCATGGACGGCACACAGGAGTAcatgcacccgatcaacctcACCACCATtctcgccgtcgacgccgccgccgccgccaccttgaACTAA